One segment of Aquimarina sp. BL5 DNA contains the following:
- the gldN gene encoding gliding motility protein GldN, which produces MNLRNLLLTVFSLFVTLFSFGQANILNADSPEDIGKKTIEQIQADNDLPLEYGYVDKRDVLWAKTTWETIDLDERINFPLYYPIDTVNIGADRRALYDVLLSNVKNGKIQKIYADSYFTETRTLGDLDGTLSKIDTLDLGYEQFNAGETVDPQYIEITTISAADISEYKIRGYWYFDKRQGELRYRLLGIAPVAPDVNFINDDEPDMVPLFWVWYPDVREILHNAKAFNRKNTSMPFTYDHVLNARRFNSVIYKEDNIQGDREVNDYIIDNALMQLLESERIKESIRNFEMDMWSY; this is translated from the coding sequence ATGAATTTGAGAAATTTGTTATTAACCGTTTTTAGCCTATTCGTGACCTTGTTTTCGTTTGGTCAGGCTAACATTTTGAATGCTGATAGTCCAGAAGATATCGGAAAGAAAACGATCGAACAGATCCAAGCCGATAATGACCTTCCGCTAGAATATGGTTATGTTGACAAGCGTGATGTACTTTGGGCTAAAACTACGTGGGAGACAATTGATCTTGATGAGCGTATTAATTTTCCATTGTATTATCCAATTGATACTGTTAATATAGGAGCAGATAGACGTGCATTATATGATGTTTTATTATCCAATGTTAAGAACGGTAAAATCCAAAAGATTTACGCAGATTCATATTTTACAGAAACACGTACTTTAGGTGATCTTGATGGTACTTTATCCAAAATTGACACTTTAGATTTAGGGTATGAGCAGTTTAATGCTGGTGAGACTGTAGATCCTCAATATATCGAGATTACTACTATTAGTGCAGCGGATATTTCAGAGTATAAAATTAGAGGATATTGGTACTTTGATAAGCGTCAGGGAGAATTAAGATACAGATTGTTAGGTATTGCTCCAGTAGCACCGGATGTAAACTTTATTAATGATGATGAGCCAGATATGGTTCCATTATTCTGGGTTTGGTATCCTGATGTTAGAGAAATACTTCATAACGCAAAAGCATTCAATAGGAAGAATACCTCGATGCCTTTTACGTATGATCATGTACTTAATGCTAGACGATTTAATTCTGTCATATATAAAGAAGATAACATTCAGGGTGACCGGGAAGTTAATGACTATATAATTGACAATGCTTTGATGCAATTACTTGAAAGCGAAAGAATTAAAGAGAGTATCAGAAATTTTGAAATGGATATGTGGAGTTACTAA
- a CDS encoding FAD-binding oxidoreductase yields MIDYIVVGFGLAGLAFVEELKKNDKLFVVYENYSQKSSRVAGGLYNPVILKRFTAAWLASEQLELALPFYKNIQDKLGEALVSELPVLRRFNNIEEQNLWFEACDKPVLETFLSSDLIRNENEALDIPFQYGSVKGTGKIDIKKMLSLYVLDLKKKELLINESLEYDELVTETDFIEYKGLRAKNIVFAEGFGVRSNPFFNYLPLQGNKGEYIIIKCKGLQLKEAVKSSIFIIPLGDDLYKVGATYNNQDKTPNITESAREQLQMKLERFLKIDYEVVDQVAGIRPTIRDRRPLIGTHPEYKSMHIINGLGSRGILIGPYVANKLYNFIENNGSLEKEIDIKRFENLR; encoded by the coding sequence ATGATAGATTATATAGTTGTTGGATTTGGATTAGCCGGATTAGCTTTTGTAGAAGAGTTAAAGAAAAATGATAAGTTATTTGTAGTTTATGAAAACTATTCACAGAAATCCTCTAGAGTTGCAGGAGGATTGTATAATCCTGTAATTCTTAAACGATTTACAGCTGCTTGGCTTGCTTCAGAGCAGTTGGAACTAGCACTACCCTTTTATAAAAATATACAAGATAAACTTGGAGAAGCCTTAGTGTCTGAACTTCCCGTTTTGAGAAGATTCAATAATATTGAGGAGCAAAATTTATGGTTCGAAGCTTGTGACAAGCCTGTTTTAGAAACTTTTCTTTCTTCGGACTTAATACGAAATGAAAATGAAGCGTTAGATATACCTTTTCAATATGGAAGCGTTAAGGGAACTGGTAAAATTGATATTAAAAAGATGCTGTCTCTATATGTTTTAGATTTGAAAAAAAAAGAATTACTAATAAATGAATCTTTGGAGTACGATGAATTAGTAACTGAAACTGATTTTATAGAATATAAAGGTTTACGAGCTAAGAATATTGTTTTTGCCGAAGGTTTTGGTGTTAGAAGTAATCCTTTTTTTAATTATTTGCCATTACAAGGGAATAAAGGAGAGTACATTATAATTAAATGTAAAGGTCTGCAATTGAAAGAAGCAGTGAAATCGTCTATATTCATTATTCCACTTGGCGACGATTTGTATAAGGTAGGCGCTACTTATAATAACCAGGACAAAACACCGAATATTACTGAATCTGCAAGAGAACAGTTACAGATGAAACTAGAACGTTTCCTGAAAATCGATTATGAAGTAGTTGATCAGGTTGCCGGAATTAGACCGACTATCAGGGACAGAAGACCATTGATTGGAACACATCCTGAATATAAAAGTATGCATATTATCAATGGATTAGGAAGTAGAGGGATATTAATTGGTCCTTATGTGGCAAACAAACTCTATAATTTTATAGAGAATAATGGATCTTTAGAAAAGGAAATTGATATCAAACGTTTTGAAAATTTACGATAG
- the gldM gene encoding gliding motility protein GldM produces MAGGKLSPRQKMINLMYLVFIAMMALNMSKEVLSAFGLMNEKLSASNSIATERNTAFMAGLADKVSEQPEKYTPLKEKADEISTFSNEFNAYVEQLKSELLETADDPTDYETMDKPDALNSKFFEGGKNTSAASEFLEKIKTYKEGVVTAIRSVKEVDGQVADDVEKAFSTDDVENRDKVKVDWLKYNFEGFPLVASITKLTQMQTDVKTTESKVLSALLAGQQASELSFSNYEAIVVPDKTAFFSGEKFTGKIVLGRFDATLKPTAVTVNGKEQTKVENGQIMLEFPAGNVGERDVKGELQFKEGDSTVSIPIKSSYAVIPKPNSAVISADKMNVVYRGVQNPMTISIPGVPSVNASAPGLRKSGGAGKYMMNVTTVKAREVNIKVSGKLPNGSSVSDTKKFRIKDIPRPVGTVRGEDGSIKMSKSGLDKASIGAILPDFDFDIKLKVTGFKFKVEGQPTINVRGGRLDSRAKSALRKAKRGSSVQVIDIKAQLTTNAGYKLKKISPVIVELTN; encoded by the coding sequence ATGGCAGGAGGAAAATTATCACCAAGGCAGAAGATGATCAATCTGATGTACTTGGTATTTATAGCAATGATGGCATTAAATATGTCAAAAGAAGTATTATCCGCTTTTGGTTTGATGAATGAGAAATTATCAGCATCAAATAGTATAGCGACAGAACGTAATACAGCTTTTATGGCTGGTTTAGCGGATAAAGTTTCGGAGCAACCAGAAAAATATACACCCCTAAAAGAAAAAGCAGATGAAATCAGTACTTTTTCTAATGAGTTCAATGCATATGTAGAGCAATTGAAATCTGAATTGCTTGAAACTGCGGATGATCCGACGGATTATGAAACAATGGATAAGCCAGATGCATTAAATTCTAAATTCTTTGAAGGAGGTAAAAATACTTCAGCAGCTTCGGAATTTTTAGAAAAAATCAAAACTTATAAGGAAGGTGTTGTTACTGCAATTCGCTCTGTGAAGGAAGTAGATGGTCAAGTAGCTGATGATGTAGAGAAAGCTTTTTCTACAGATGACGTGGAAAATAGAGATAAAGTAAAGGTTGATTGGTTGAAATATAATTTCGAAGGCTTTCCTTTAGTGGCATCTATTACAAAGTTAACTCAAATGCAAACTGATGTTAAGACTACAGAGAGTAAAGTGTTATCTGCTTTATTGGCTGGACAGCAAGCTTCAGAACTTTCATTTAGTAATTATGAAGCAATAGTTGTTCCGGACAAAACGGCTTTCTTTAGTGGAGAGAAGTTTACTGGTAAGATAGTTCTTGGACGTTTTGATGCAACATTAAAACCTACAGCTGTTACAGTAAATGGAAAAGAGCAAACTAAGGTTGAGAACGGTCAGATTATGTTAGAGTTTCCAGCAGGTAATGTTGGAGAAAGAGACGTAAAAGGAGAGCTTCAATTTAAAGAGGGTGATTCTACTGTTTCCATTCCAATTAAGAGTTCTTATGCTGTTATACCAAAACCAAATTCTGCAGTAATTTCTGCTGATAAGATGAATGTTGTATATCGTGGAGTTCAGAATCCAATGACGATTTCTATTCCGGGTGTTCCTTCTGTAAATGCAAGTGCTCCAGGTCTTAGGAAAAGTGGTGGTGCTGGTAAATATATGATGAACGTTACTACGGTAAAAGCTAGAGAAGTAAATATTAAGGTTAGTGGTAAACTACCAAATGGTTCTTCAGTAAGTGATACCAAGAAATTTAGAATAAAAGATATCCCTAGACCAGTGGGTACTGTAAGAGGTGAGGATGGTAGTATAAAAATGTCTAAGAGTGGTTTAGATAAAGCTTCTATCGGAGCAATACTTCCAGACTTTGATTTTGATATCAAATTAAAAGTAACTGGCTTTAAGTTTAAGGTAGAAGGTCAACCAACTATTAATGTTAGAGGAGGAAGATTAGATTCTAGAGCTAAATCTGCTCTTAGAAAAGCTAAACGTGGATCTTCTGTTCAGGTGATAGACATTAAAGCACAGTTAACAACCAATGCTGGATATAAATTAAAGAAAATATCTCCGGTTATCGTTGAGTTAACGAACTAA
- a CDS encoding ABC-F family ATP-binding cassette domain-containing protein produces the protein MLNIHNLSISFGGEYLFEEIAFRLNAGDRVGLVGKNGAGKSTMLKILSKEQEPDSGQIAMDKELRIGFLKQDIDFVIGRTVLEESYEAFTEIKKIEREIDEINAQLAERTDYESESYNQLITDLSDHTHQYEILGGYNYQGETERVLQGLGFVREDFDKLTDTFSGGWRMRIELAKLLLQNNDVLLLDEPTNHLDIESIIWLESFLKNYTGVVVIVSHDKMFLDNVTNRTIEISLGRIYDYNKPYSKYLVLRKELREQQLATQKNQSKQIEQTEKLIEKFRAKASKASMAQSLIKKLDKVERIEVDEDDNAVMNISFPVSVQPGKVVIEAEEVGKNYGEKEILNDINLLVERGSKTAFVGQNGQGKSTLAKIIIDEISYSGNLKLGHNVQIGYFAQNQSEYLDGDITIHDTMINAANEKTRSKVRDMLGAFLFRGDEVDKKVKVLSGGERNRLALCKMLLEPFNVLVMDEPTNHLDIKSKNILKEALKSFEGTLILVSHDRDFLQGLTNTVYEFKNKQIKEYLGDIDYYLEQRRVDNLRDIEKKDKQVKLTTDTKETAKQSYENQKKLKSLNNKLSNVESKINKIEREIKEIDVELAINYDQTISAPDFFDKYQAKKDKLASLMESWEALQEEIDTLS, from the coding sequence ATGTTAAACATACATAACCTTTCAATTTCATTTGGAGGAGAATATCTTTTCGAAGAAATAGCCTTTAGATTAAATGCAGGAGACCGAGTAGGACTAGTTGGAAAAAATGGCGCAGGAAAATCTACTATGCTCAAAATTTTATCCAAAGAACAAGAGCCGGATTCAGGTCAGATTGCTATGGATAAGGAACTAAGAATCGGTTTTCTAAAACAAGATATAGATTTTGTTATAGGGAGAACCGTGCTAGAGGAATCCTATGAAGCCTTTACAGAAATAAAAAAGATAGAGAGAGAAATTGATGAGATTAATGCACAACTTGCTGAACGCACGGATTATGAAAGTGAGAGCTATAATCAGCTGATAACAGATTTAAGTGATCATACGCATCAATATGAGATTCTTGGAGGGTATAACTATCAAGGGGAAACAGAACGGGTATTACAAGGATTAGGATTTGTTAGAGAAGATTTCGATAAGCTTACAGATACTTTTTCAGGAGGTTGGCGAATGAGAATAGAACTGGCGAAATTATTATTACAGAATAATGATGTTCTTTTATTAGATGAGCCAACTAACCATTTGGATATAGAATCTATCATATGGCTAGAGAGTTTTTTAAAAAACTATACTGGAGTTGTGGTTATCGTTTCTCACGATAAAATGTTTCTAGATAATGTAACCAATAGGACAATAGAAATATCATTAGGAAGGATTTACGATTATAATAAGCCATATTCTAAATATTTAGTACTTCGAAAGGAATTACGTGAACAACAATTAGCTACACAAAAAAATCAATCTAAGCAAATTGAACAAACCGAAAAACTGATCGAAAAATTTAGAGCCAAAGCATCTAAAGCTTCCATGGCCCAATCTCTCATTAAAAAATTAGATAAAGTAGAACGTATTGAAGTTGATGAGGATGATAATGCTGTAATGAATATTAGTTTTCCGGTAAGCGTACAACCAGGAAAAGTTGTTATTGAAGCGGAAGAAGTAGGTAAGAATTATGGAGAAAAAGAGATTTTAAATGATATTAATTTATTAGTAGAACGCGGTTCAAAGACAGCTTTCGTGGGGCAGAATGGACAAGGAAAGTCTACATTGGCTAAAATCATTATTGATGAAATATCATATAGTGGGAATTTAAAACTAGGCCATAATGTACAGATAGGATATTTTGCACAGAATCAATCAGAATATCTGGATGGTGATATAACTATTCACGATACAATGATCAATGCGGCAAACGAAAAGACACGAAGTAAAGTTCGAGATATGTTAGGAGCATTCTTGTTTAGAGGTGATGAAGTTGATAAAAAGGTAAAAGTTCTTTCAGGGGGTGAGCGTAACCGATTGGCATTGTGTAAAATGCTTTTAGAGCCTTTTAATGTATTGGTAATGGATGAACCGACAAATCATTTAGATATTAAGTCAAAAAATATTCTAAAAGAAGCATTAAAAAGTTTTGAAGGGACATTGATTTTGGTATCACACGATCGAGATTTTCTACAAGGATTGACAAATACTGTATATGAGTTTAAGAATAAACAGATTAAAGAATATCTTGGAGATATAGATTATTATTTAGAACAGAGACGAGTAGATAATCTTCGGGATATAGAAAAGAAAGATAAACAAGTCAAGTTAACTACAGATACCAAAGAAACTGCAAAACAATCATACGAGAATCAAAAGAAGCTGAAATCACTTAATAATAAGTTGAGTAATGTAGAATCGAAGATCAATAAGATAGAAAGAGAGATCAAAGAAATAGATGTAGAATTGGCAATCAATTATGATCAGACAATTTCAGCGCCAGATTTTTTCGATAAGTACCAAGCAAAAAAAGACAAATTAGCCTCCTTGATGGAAAGTTGGGAAGCTTTACAAGAAGAAATCGATACATTATCTTAA
- a CDS encoding DUF983 domain-containing protein, producing the protein MSFLKGTKIFSVFTGTCPVCQNESMYKEPNPYKLGKVFQMHERCSHCNTKYKIEPSFFYGAMYVSYGVGIAFAVAAFVIGNLFLKLNLLNTFFVIVGTLLVFFPVILRLSRNIWINIFMHYGKKKNLS; encoded by the coding sequence ATGAGCTTCTTAAAAGGAACTAAAATCTTCAGCGTTTTCACAGGTACATGCCCTGTTTGTCAAAATGAAAGTATGTACAAGGAACCGAATCCATATAAATTAGGGAAAGTTTTTCAGATGCACGAGCGTTGCAGTCATTGTAATACTAAATATAAGATAGAACCTTCTTTTTTTTATGGCGCTATGTATGTAAGCTATGGAGTGGGTATTGCTTTCGCAGTTGCAGCTTTTGTAATTGGAAACCTTTTTCTGAAATTAAATCTATTAAATACCTTTTTTGTAATAGTAGGCACTCTATTGGTGTTTTTTCCTGTAATTCTTCGATTATCCAGAAACATCTGGATCAATATCTTTATGCACTACGGAAAAAAGAAAAACCTATCGTAA
- a CDS encoding MarR family winged helix-turn-helix transcriptional regulator, producing the protein MNDTKAIDLNAHALSWVGKIHYDFGFLVQKAFGENGLDLSKEQWSVLKRLNVKDGQPQNDLAFITHRDKTSMTRLVNTMESKNLVVRKSDENDRRVNRIFLTDYGKEVIEKVTPIMYDLIPAVQESLSNEEIENLISTLKKIKDKIAEIAD; encoded by the coding sequence ATGAATGATACAAAAGCCATCGATTTAAATGCTCACGCGCTATCTTGGGTTGGAAAGATTCATTATGATTTTGGGTTTTTAGTTCAGAAAGCCTTTGGTGAAAATGGGTTAGATTTATCCAAAGAGCAATGGAGCGTTCTTAAGCGTTTGAATGTGAAAGATGGACAACCACAAAATGATTTGGCTTTTATTACCCATAGAGATAAGACTTCTATGACCAGATTGGTAAATACCATGGAAAGCAAAAATCTTGTGGTGAGAAAAAGTGATGAGAACGATAGAAGAGTAAATAGAATTTTCCTTACGGATTATGGAAAAGAAGTGATTGAGAAGGTAACTCCGATTATGTATGACCTAATTCCGGCAGTACAGGAAAGTCTAAGCAATGAAGAAATTGAAAACCTGATCAGTACACTTAAAAAGATTAAAGATAAAATTGCTGAAATA